Proteins co-encoded in one Myotis daubentonii chromosome 8, mMyoDau2.1, whole genome shotgun sequence genomic window:
- the LOC132239408 gene encoding small ribosomal subunit protein uS14-like, whose product MGHQQLYWSHLRKFGQGSPCCGCSNRHTVIWKYGLNMCRQCFWQYVKDTGFIKLD is encoded by the coding sequence ATGGGTCACCAGCAACTCTACTGGAGCCATCTGAGGAAATTTGGCCAGGGTTCTCCTTGCTGCGGCTGCTCAAACCGCCACACTGTGATCTGGAAATACGGCCTCAACATGTGTCGCCAGTGTTTCTGGCAGTACGTGAAGGACACAGGCTTCATTAAGTTGGACTAA